Proteins co-encoded in one Streptomyces sp. SLBN-31 genomic window:
- a CDS encoding hydrogenase maturation protease, which produces MRTRTGIAVIGVGNEFRRDDGVGWAVVARLKERAEDHPLPAGTVFATCDGDPGRLIGLWEGAGLAVVVDAAHAHPGTPGRVHRLELDAGHIAPPSATSSHGLGLGEAVELARVLGLLPERLVVYAVEGADSDFGTGLSAAVAAAVEPLVVAVEITAGSGS; this is translated from the coding sequence ATGAGGACTCGCACGGGTATCGCCGTGATCGGCGTCGGCAACGAGTTCCGGCGCGACGACGGCGTGGGCTGGGCCGTGGTCGCGCGTCTGAAGGAGCGCGCCGAGGACCACCCGCTGCCCGCCGGCACGGTGTTCGCCACCTGCGACGGCGACCCCGGCAGGCTGATCGGCCTGTGGGAGGGCGCCGGGCTCGCCGTGGTCGTGGACGCGGCGCACGCCCACCCCGGCACCCCCGGCCGCGTGCACCGCCTCGAACTCGACGCCGGGCACATCGCACCGCCCTCCGCCACCAGCTCGCACGGGCTGGGGCTGGGCGAGGCAGTCGAACTGGCCCGCGTCCTCGGCCTGTTGCCGGAACGGCTCGTCGTCTACGCCGTCGAGGGCGCCGACAGCGACTTCGGCACCGGCCTGTCCGCCGCCGTCGCGGCCGCCGTGGAGCCCCTCGTGGTCGCGGTCGAGATCACGGCCGGGAGCGGGTCATGA